The Variovorax sp. S12S4 genome includes the window TAGCGGGCCAGTGCATCGAGGCGCCCGGTCCAGAATTTCTCGTAACGGGATAGCCACACGGCAGCCTCCTGCATGGGCCGCGGCGAGAGTTCGCATTGCACGACCCGGCCCTCTTTCGTGCGCGAAATCAGGCCGGCGTCTTCGAGCACCCGCAGGTGCTTCATGAAGCCGGTCAGCGACATGCCGTGCGGTTCGGCAAGCTCGGTCACGCTGAGGCTGCGCTCGCCCAGGGTTTCGAGCACGGCGCGGCGCGTCGGGTCTGAAAGGGCGGCAAAGACGGCGTCCAGCGAAACGGGATCTGAGTGAACCATATGGTTTAGTATCTCGTCGCGCTTCAGGCCCGTCAAGCCATCGCTTGAATCAGCCCTTTGCCGCAGATGTCTTTGGGAACGCTTTATGCGTGCTGCACCGCGGCACAACCACCACCTGCATCACCGCAAAGGAGCGCCCCATGCTGGACCGAACCGCTACCCAGTTCTCCCACGTCAAGCCCGGCGATACGGAGTTTGTCTCGGGCGGCCTGCGCGATTTCTTTCTTTACCGCGACCTCGGCATCGCGGAGGCCACCAACGGCAAAGTCATCGCGCACCTCGTCAAAGCCAACATGGCACCGGAAGCGGGCACCGGCTGGCACCGCCACGAGGCGGACTTCCAGATCGTGATCATGGTCAAAGGCTGGGCCCGCTTCATGTACGAAGACAAGGAAACCCTGGTCGAAGCCGGCGACGTCGTGCACCAGCGGCCCGGCATCCGGCACTTCCTGTTCGACTACTCGCCGGACATGGAATACCTGGAGATCGTCTCGCCGGCGGACTTCAAGAGCGTGGATGTCGAGCCGGTTTGCGAGATTCCGCCGCCTACGCCTTGGCCCTGACAGGCAGCCGCGGCTTTTGGTAGCGGCCGTTCAGGGAGCGACCAGCATCCCGCTGACCAGCAGCGCGGCAAACAGTCCGGCTACCGAGCGCCACGACGCCGGACGCACCTCCACCCAGCGGTACAGCACCAGCGCGGCCGCCACCGAAAGACAGAAGGTGACGGCCATGCCGAGCGCATCGATCCACGCGGCATGCGGCCCCAGTTGCGCAACCATTGCGTTGGTGGCCAGCAGCACCGGAAAGTGAATCAGGAACAGCGAGTACGAGATGCGGCCCAGGCGCTGCAGCGGCATGGCCGCATTCGGCCGGCCTGCGAGCGCGAGCCAGTCTTGCCGCTGCGCGACCGCAATCAACAGCGCGCTTACCAAAGCGATGGCGATGCGGCTGCGCCAATCGATGGCCAGCGCGCCCGCGCCGGTCAGCGCCAGCAGCGCGATGGCGCTCTGCCAGGTGCTTGCTCGCGTGGCGCGTCCGATCCAGAACACCAGCATGCCGAGGCCGTAGGCACCGAAGAAATAGAACGCAGTGTCGTCGAGATCGGCATTGCGGTTGAAAACCACCAGCGAGGCGATGGCAACCGCAAGCACGAGCGCCACGGGAATCCAGTGTTCACGCGAGGCTGCCGCCAACGAGGTCGCCCTGCCCCGCCGCAACATGGCCGGCATTCCCATGAGCGTCAGCGCCAGCACGAAGAGCTGAAAGTCGATGGCCACATACCAGACGCCGGTGGAGAGCGCGTCGTAGTCCAGCAGGTCCTGCATCAGCAACCCGTGGGCGAGCAGCTGGCCGATGCTGGGCGAAGCCGGCACATCGTCGCCGCTCATCCAGGGGCGCACGAGGGCGGCCACCAGCACACACACTGTGAGTGCGGCCAGGTAGGGCATCACCAACCGGCCATAGCGCTGGAGGATGCGCGCCATGGGCCGGTCGACACGCAGCACGCCGTCCGGCGCCAGGCTGGCGGCTGCCAGAAAACCCGCGATCACCAGGAACACCTGCACGGCAAGCCGGCCATCGTCCGCCAACCAACCAAGGAAGGCGGGGGCCAGGGGAAAGGCTCCGGCTGGCATCGCGCCGTAGCGCGTCAGGTGGTGCCCGACGATCACCGCGCAAGCGATGCCCTTGGCAATGTCGAGCAGCGGCATCCGCCCGCGCTGCGGGAGCTCCGCGGCAGGTGCCGGTTTGTCCGCGCCGTTCAAAGCGCGAGCCGCTGCCTTGCTTCCTGGTATTCGCGCTTGAGCTTTTCGATGAATGCGGCGGCGCTGGCCACTTCGGTGACGGCGCCGATGCCCTGGCCCGAGCCCCAGATGTCTTTCCAGGCCTTGGCCTTGCTGCCTTCTCCGGCGGCGAAGTTCATGGTCTTCACGTCGCCTTCGGGCAGGTTGGCCGGGTCCATGCCGGCCTTGACGATGCTGGGCGCCAGGTAGTTGCCGTGCACGCCGGTAAAGAGGTTCGAATACACGATGTCGTCCGAGGTGCCGTCGACAATGGCCTGCTTGTATTCATCGCTGGCACGCGCTTCTTCGGTGGCGATGAAGGCGGTGCCGATGTACGCGAAGTCGGCGCCCATGGCTTGCGCCGCGAGCACCGCACCGCCGGTCGCAATGGAGCCCGACAGCGCGATGGGGCCGTCGAACCACTGGCGGATTTCCTGTACCAGCGCAAACGGGCTCTTCACGCCCGCATGACCGCCGGCACCGGCCGCCACGGCAATGATGCCGTCGGCGCCCTTCTCGATCGCCTTCTGCGCGAACTTGTTGTTGATGATGTCGTGCAGCGTGACGCCGCCGTAGCTGTGCACCGCATCGTTCACATCGGTGCGCGCGCCCAGCGAGGTAATGACGATCGGCACCTTGTACTTCACGACCATTTCCATGTCGTGCTCGAGCCGGTCATTGCTCTTGTGCACGATCTGGTTGATGGCGAACGGCGCGGCGGGCTTGTCCGGGTTGGCCTTGTTGTAGGCCGCGAGCTCTTCGGTGATTTCGATCAGCCACTCTTCGAGCTGTGCCGCGGGGCGGGCATTCAGCGCCGGCATCGAGCCGACCACGCCGGCCTTGCACTGCGCGATCACGAGCTTGGGGTTGCTGATGATGAACAGCGGCGAGCCGATGATCGGCAGCGGCAGGTTGGCGAGCACGGGGGGCAGCTTGGACATGTCGTCTCCGGGATGAGTTTCGGTTTTATATAAGAGGAAGGCCGTGCCGCCCGTCAGGTGGGCGACACATGGCCTTGGGTCAGAAGGCGTCGAGTGCCAGTGCGGTAACGCTTTCCGCGCCGTCGACGATGCTGTCGCGGATGCCCGGTACCTTGTTGAGGATGTGCTCGGCGTAGAAGCGCGCCGTGGCCACCTTGGCTTGCATGAAGCCGACGTCGACGCTGTGCGAGGCAAGGTCCTCGGCAATGATCAGCGAGCGTGCCAGCTGCCAGCCGGCCACCAGGTTGCCCGCCAGCATCAGGTAAGGCACGCTGCCCGCGAACACCGCATTGGGCGATGCCTTGGTCTGGCCCGCGACGAAGTCGACCACCTCGACAAAAGCTTCGCGCGCGGCCTTCAGGCGCTTGAGGACGGCAGCCGCGGCGGGGCTGCTGCTCTTGGCCAATTCGGCCTCGGTCTTCTCGATCTGCACGGCAATGGCCTTGGCCGTCTGGCCGCCGTCGCGCGCAGTCTTGCGGCCGACGAGGTCGTTGGCCTGGATGGCGGTGGTGCCTTCGTAGATCGTGAGGATCTTGGCATCGCGGTAGTACTGCGCCGCCCCCGTCTCCTCGATGAAGCCCATGCCGCCATGCACCTGCACGCCGAGCGAGGTCACTTCCAGGCTCATCTCGGTGCTGTAGCCCTTGACCAGCGGCACCATGAATTCATAGAAGGCCTGGTTCTGCTTGCGGGCTTCCGCATCGGGGTGGTGGTGCGCCGCGTCGTAGGCGGCGGCGGCCACGCTCGCCATGGCGCGGCAGCCTTCGGTGTAGGCACGCATCGTCATCAGCATGCGCTTGACGTCGGGGTGGTGAATGATGGGCGCGCTGGCGTTCATCGAGCCGTCGACGGGGCGGCTCTGCACGCGGTCCTTTGCATAGGCCACCGCGTGCTGGTAGGCGCGCTCGGCAATGGCAATGCCCTGCATGCCCACGGCGTAGCGGGCCGAGTTCATCATGATGAACATGTACTCGAGGCCGCGGTTCTCCTGGCCGACGATGTAGCCCACGGCACCGCCGTTGTCGCCGTACTGCAGCACGGCGGTGGGCGAGGCCTTGATGCCCATCTTGTGCTCGATGCTCACGCAGTGCACGTCGTTGCGCTCGCCCAGCGAACCATCCTTGCCGACGATGAACTTGGGCACCACGAACAGGCTGATGCCCTTCACGCCCTCGGGCGCCCCGGTGACGCGTGCAAGCACGAGGTGGACGATGTTCTCGGCCATGTCGTGCTCGCCATAGGTAATGAAGATCTTGGTGCCGAAGATCTTGTAGGTGCCGTCAGGCTGCGGTTCGGCGCGGCTGCGCACCAGCGCAAGGTCGCTGCCGGCCTGCGGCTCGGTGAGGTTCATGGTGCCGGTCCATTGGCCGCTCACCAGCTTTTCCAGGTACACCGCCTTGAGCTCGTCGGAGCCGGCCGTGAGCAGCGCCTCGATGGCGCCGTCGCTCAGCAGCGGGCACAGCGCAAAGCTCATGTTGGCCGAGTTGAGCATTTCGCCGCAGGCTGCGCCAATGGTCTTGGGCAGGCCCTGGCCGCCGAAGTCCGCCGGATGCTGCAGGCCCTGCCAGCCGCCCGACACGTACTGCGCAAAGGCTTCCTTGAAGCCCGGCGTGGTGGCTACCTCTCCGCCCTTGAACGACGAAGGATTGCGGTCGCCCTCCACATTCAGCGGCGCGACCACGTCCTGGTTGAAGCGCGCGCATTCCTCGAGCACCGCTTGCGCGGTTTCGAGGCCCGCGTCTTCAAAGCCGGGCAGCTTGGCGATCTCGCCGATGTTGGCCAGGTGCTCGATGTCGAACAGCATGTCCTTGAGGGGGGCGGTGTAGCTCATCTCTTGTCTCCAGATACAGCGGATACGAAAAGGGCATCGCGAACGATGCCCTCCGGCTCAGTGCGGCAATCGCGTCAGAGCGCCTTGACCAGTTCCGGCACGGCCGTGAACAGGTCGGCCACAAGGCCGTAGTCGGCCACCGAGAAGATCGGTGCTTCTTCGTCCTTGTTGATCGCGACGATCACCTTGGAGTCCTTCATACCGGCCAAGTGCTGGATGGCGCCCGAAATGCCGGCCGCGATGTACAGCTGCGGCGCGACGATCTTGCCGGTCTGGCCCACTTGCCAGTCGTTGGGGGCGTAGCCTGCGTCCACTGCGGCGCGGCTGGCGCCGAGGCCGGCGTTGAGCTTGTCCGCCAGGGGCGTCATCACTTCGGTGAACTTCTCGGCGCTGCCGAGGGCCCGGCCGCCCGAGACGATGATCTTGGCGGCGGTGAGTTCGGGGCGGTCGCTCTTGGTGACTTCGCGGCCCACAAAGCTCGACTTGCCGCTGTCGGCCACGCCTTCAGCGGTTTCGACGGCTGCGCTGCCACCCGTGGCGGCTGCGGCGTCGAAGCCGGTAGTACGAACCGTGATCACCTTGGTGGCGTCGCTGCTCTGCACGGTGGCAATGGCGTTGCCGGCGTAGATCGGGCGCTCGAAGGTGTCGGGGCTCACGACCAAAGTGATGTCGGAGATCTGCGCCACGTCGAGCTTGGCAGCCACGCGCGGGGCGACGTTCTTGCCGTTGGCGGTCGAGGGGAACAGGATGTGGCTGTAGTTGCCGGCAATGGCCAGCACCTGGGCAGCGACGTTCTCGGCCAGGTTCTCGGCCAGCGAGGGGCTGTCGGCCACGATGACCTTGGCCACGCCGGCGATCTGCGCGGCGGCCTTGCCGGCTTCGGCGGCATTGGCTCCGGCGACGAGCACGTGCACGTCGCCGCCGCAGGCAAGCGCCGCGGTCACGGTGTTGAGGGTCGCGGGCTTGACGGTCGCGTGGTCGTGTTCGGCAATAACAAGTGCGGTCATGTTCAGATCACCTTCGCTTCGTTCTTCAGTTTGTCCACCAGCGTTGCAACATCAGGCACCTTGATGCCGGCGCCGCGCTTGGGCGGCTCGCTGACCTTGAGGGTCTTCAGGCGGGGCTTCACGTCCACGCCCAGGTCTTCGGGCTTGAAGGTGTCGAGTTGCTTCTTCTTGGCCTTCATGATGTTGGGCAAGGTGACGTAGCGCGGCTCGTTCAGGCGCAGGTCGGTCGTGATGACGGCCGGCAGGCTGAGCTGGATGGTTTCCAGGCCTCCGTCGACTTCGCGCGTCACGGTGGCCTTGCCGTCTGCCACTTCGACCTTGGAGGCGAAGGTGGCTTGCGGCAGGTCGGTCAGGGCGGCGAGCATCTGGCCCGTCTGGTTGGCGTCGTCGTCGATGGCCTGCTTGCCCAGAATGATGAGTTGGGGCTGTTCCTTTTCGACCAGCGCCTTGAGCAGCTTGGCAACGGCCAGGGGCTGGAGCTCTTCGGTGGTCTCGACCAGGATGCCGCGGTCGGCGCCGATGGCCATGGCGGTGCGCAGGGTTTCCTGGCACTTGGCATCGCCGCAAGAAACGGCGATGACTTCGGTCACAACGCCCTTCTCTTTCAGGCGAACGGCTTCTTCAACGGCAATTTCGTCGAAGGGGTTCATGCTCATCTTGACGTTGGCAATGTCCACCCCGGTGCCGTCGCTCTTCACGCGCACCT containing:
- a CDS encoding ArsR/SmtB family transcription factor, giving the protein MVHSDPVSLDAVFAALSDPTRRAVLETLGERSLSVTELAEPHGMSLTGFMKHLRVLEDAGLISRTKEGRVVQCELSPRPMQEAAVWLSRYEKFWTGRLDALARYLYHQEETEWQNLPPPPRSDPRSPSAGTTPSPPKKSGAHGPTRKR
- a CDS encoding cupin domain-containing protein, which translates into the protein MLDRTATQFSHVKPGDTEFVSGGLRDFFLYRDLGIAEATNGKVIAHLVKANMAPEAGTGWHRHEADFQIVIMVKGWARFMYEDKETLVEAGDVVHQRPGIRHFLFDYSPDMEYLEIVSPADFKSVDVEPVCEIPPPTPWP
- a CDS encoding acyltransferase family protein is translated as MPLLDIAKGIACAVIVGHHLTRYGAMPAGAFPLAPAFLGWLADDGRLAVQVFLVIAGFLAAASLAPDGVLRVDRPMARILQRYGRLVMPYLAALTVCVLVAALVRPWMSGDDVPASPSIGQLLAHGLLMQDLLDYDALSTGVWYVAIDFQLFVLALTLMGMPAMLRRGRATSLAAASREHWIPVALVLAVAIASLVVFNRNADLDDTAFYFFGAYGLGMLVFWIGRATRASTWQSAIALLALTGAGALAIDWRSRIAIALVSALLIAVAQRQDWLALAGRPNAAMPLQRLGRISYSLFLIHFPVLLATNAMVAQLGPHAAWIDALGMAVTFCLSVAAALVLYRWVEVRPASWRSVAGLFAALLVSGMLVAP
- a CDS encoding NAD(P)H-dependent flavin oxidoreductase, which encodes MSKLPPVLANLPLPIIGSPLFIISNPKLVIAQCKAGVVGSMPALNARPAAQLEEWLIEITEELAAYNKANPDKPAAPFAINQIVHKSNDRLEHDMEMVVKYKVPIVITSLGARTDVNDAVHSYGGVTLHDIINNKFAQKAIEKGADGIIAVAAGAGGHAGVKSPFALVQEIRQWFDGPIALSGSIATGGAVLAAQAMGADFAYIGTAFIATEEARASDEYKQAIVDGTSDDIVYSNLFTGVHGNYLAPSIVKAGMDPANLPEGDVKTMNFAAGEGSKAKAWKDIWGSGQGIGAVTEVASAAAFIEKLKREYQEARQRLAL
- a CDS encoding acyl-CoA dehydrogenase: MSYTAPLKDMLFDIEHLANIGEIAKLPGFEDAGLETAQAVLEECARFNQDVVAPLNVEGDRNPSSFKGGEVATTPGFKEAFAQYVSGGWQGLQHPADFGGQGLPKTIGAACGEMLNSANMSFALCPLLSDGAIEALLTAGSDELKAVYLEKLVSGQWTGTMNLTEPQAGSDLALVRSRAEPQPDGTYKIFGTKIFITYGEHDMAENIVHLVLARVTGAPEGVKGISLFVVPKFIVGKDGSLGERNDVHCVSIEHKMGIKASPTAVLQYGDNGGAVGYIVGQENRGLEYMFIMMNSARYAVGMQGIAIAERAYQHAVAYAKDRVQSRPVDGSMNASAPIIHHPDVKRMLMTMRAYTEGCRAMASVAAAAYDAAHHHPDAEARKQNQAFYEFMVPLVKGYSTEMSLEVTSLGVQVHGGMGFIEETGAAQYYRDAKILTIYEGTTAIQANDLVGRKTARDGGQTAKAIAVQIEKTEAELAKSSSPAAAAVLKRLKAAREAFVEVVDFVAGQTKASPNAVFAGSVPYLMLAGNLVAGWQLARSLIIAEDLASHSVDVGFMQAKVATARFYAEHILNKVPGIRDSIVDGAESVTALALDAF
- a CDS encoding electron transfer flavoprotein subunit alpha/FixB family protein, coding for MTALVIAEHDHATVKPATLNTVTAALACGGDVHVLVAGANAAEAGKAAAQIAGVAKVIVADSPSLAENLAENVAAQVLAIAGNYSHILFPSTANGKNVAPRVAAKLDVAQISDITLVVSPDTFERPIYAGNAIATVQSSDATKVITVRTTGFDAAAATGGSAAVETAEGVADSGKSSFVGREVTKSDRPELTAAKIIVSGGRALGSAEKFTEVMTPLADKLNAGLGASRAAVDAGYAPNDWQVGQTGKIVAPQLYIAAGISGAIQHLAGMKDSKVIVAINKDEEAPIFSVADYGLVADLFTAVPELVKAL
- a CDS encoding electron transfer flavoprotein subunit beta/FixA family protein, giving the protein MKVLVPVKRVVDYNVKVRVKSDGTGVDIANVKMSMNPFDEIAVEEAVRLKEKGVVTEVIAVSCGDAKCQETLRTAMAIGADRGILVETTEELQPLAVAKLLKALVEKEQPQLIILGKQAIDDDANQTGQMLAALTDLPQATFASKVEVADGKATVTREVDGGLETIQLSLPAVITTDLRLNEPRYVTLPNIMKAKKKQLDTFKPEDLGVDVKPRLKTLKVSEPPKRGAGIKVPDVATLVDKLKNEAKVI